The genomic region ACGGAGGGACAGCCCAGCTTAGAAGAACTGATTAATATGGCTAACGATAAGGGCTATTCTGACGTTCACTTGGGGGTTGGAGAAGCGCCTCGAATGCGAGATCGCGGCGAAATGATGCCGATGGATCTTCCGGTGAGTGACGTGCCGACATTTTGGAGTTGGCTCCATGAAGTGATGAGCGAGCAGGAAGTCCAGCAGTTTAAAGATACCAAGGAATTTGACGGTGCAACACAGTATGACTTTGCCCGCGTTCGGATTAACGTCTTTGACACCCTCACCGGCCCTGCAATGGTGTTGCGTCTCATTCCATTAAAAATTCTCACAATGGAGCAACTGCGGCTCCCTCCTGTTTTCAAAGATATTAGCGATGCCCACAAAGGATTAATTCTGGTAACTGGACCAACGGGTTCGGGTAAATCCACGACGATGGCGGCGATGGTTGACTATATCAATAAGGAACACCCCAAACATATTATTACCATTGAAGATCCGGTTGAATTCGTCCACAAAAGCCGCAAATCTTTAATCAAACAGAGGGAAGTCGGTCAGCATACCCTATTATTCGACAACGCCCTCAAAGCCGCATTGCGGGAAGACCCCGATATTATTCTTGTGGGGGAAATGCGAGATAAAGGAACGGTGAACACTGCCCTCAAAGCTGCACAAACCGGTCACTTGGTCATGGGAACGCTGCACACGAACAGTGCAGTCAAAACCATCGAACGGATCTTGACGCTGTATAGTGCCGAAGAGCAGGACGCAATGCGAACGGCTCTGGCAGAATCGATCGTTGCGGTGATCGCTCAAGGATTGTGCCGCACGACGGATGGCAAACGAGCCGCCTTCCACGATATCTTGGTGAACACCGAGGCGATGAAGGACTATATCAGTAAAGGCAAGTATGAAGATATGGCAGAGTTGATGCGGCAAGGGGAATACGATGGCATGATCACCATGAACCAAGCCCTTTTCAATCTCTATCAGGAAGGACGAATTACTGAAGAAACAGCCTTAGAACTGTCGCCCACGGCTAACGAAATGTCTCAAATGTTGCGAGGAAGAATTTAGGAAGGATGGGATCTGGGGTTGTGGATTGTGGAAGCGCTCCTTTCCAATCTGCAACCCTAAATTCATGATGCTATGGGCGATCGCGCACCTCACTTTTTTAAAGGGATTGCTTTATTTACACCAGCCGGAGATTTGGTGTATTGCATCGATCCCACCAAACAAGGGCGATGGCATTTACATCTGTGCGCGCGCCTGCAAGAAATTCTACAATTGCTCGAACCGCCTCATTTTCTCGTTCCCAGCTATACTGCAACGATCGATTATTGGCTCGATCCGCGTACCAATCGCATTGAAACGATAGCGGAGGTTTCTCCCCCAGTCGCCCGATATCAAGCATTACTCAATGCAGTGTTTGGAACGGGGGATTTAATCTGGCAAGTTACGCCTTGGCAAGAAAAGTTTTGCGATCCAATGATCCTAGAAACTTATCGCCCTCAGTTTCCGCAATTGTGGGAGGAACAAGATTTAGTGGTGCGTTTGGAACCCCATCAAGAAGTTTTGAAGACTCCGAAGCAGGGAGTTTCCGATTCCTATCCTCCAACATCGGGTTATGTGCTGCGGTTGTTTGTTTCTGGGGATAATCGCACGACGGAACAAACTCTAAAAAAAATCCACCAACTTTTGGAACAGGGTTTGCACTCTCCTTATACTTTGAAGGTGATCGATGTTTTTAAACATCCCGAACAGGCTGAAGCCAATCAAGTGGCCGCAACCCCAACGCTGATGCGCGTTTTTCCCGAACCGATTCGACGAATTGTGGGTAAGTTAGAAGATACGCGGCGGGTATTAGAAATTATTACGATGAGTTAAGCTAAAACACATTCAAATTGGGTATTGAGCGCTCTGTATCAAAGCCGTCAATCTCTCACCGCACTGCTTCAGCTATCACCTTAACCGTCATCAGTCATCAGAAGGGAATAGGGAATAGGGAATAGATTTTTTCAGTTATCAATCATTCAGTCATCACCGCGTCTCCGTGTCTCCGTGTCTCCCACTCTCCGCGTCAACCTAAGTCACAATTTAAATGCATAGCAGTTTAGGCGAGGGTTCACTCGTTTTTGTTGAGTCCAGCGAGGTCAAACATAATGTTTTCGGCTTGTTCGTCCAGTTGTTTCGCGATCGCGTCTCGCTCTTTTGACCGCGCAGTTGCAAACGTTTCCTTCTCTCGCTTGTAATACAGTTTCCACAGAGTTTGGCGATAGTATTGGGTGTTGAGTAGGTCGTATAAATAAAAGCGAATGCTTTCGGTGGAAGCGTTGAGGACAATGGTTTGCGCCCACTTGATGAATCGAGTTTTCCAGGCTGCGCGATCGCCCCGTTCCAAGTCTTGGGGTTCGAGTTCGGGCAACCAAGCACTCAAGGAGGAAGTGTCCTGGATTTCGATTTTTTCCTTCTTCGATAGTTTGAAACTTTCCAAGTAGCTCGATAGTCCGCCGATATAGAGCAAATTGTCGAGCATGAATAGAACGGGGTTCTTGCTTCCTTCAACCATGCTAGTGGGGATAAAACCCGCCCAAACCACTCGATATTCAGCCGCTTCGCTATCGAGGGGATCGAGGAATAAAAGACAGAGAATCGCTGCGTTTTGCTCCAATTCTTCGGGACTGACGAGCCAATGAACGTCTTGTAGTTGACCCTGAGTGGATTTCACCCGGATACTCATACTGGGATTTGCGCTTAAGGTAAAATCTACCGCGCGATTGTCAACAACAGAGGGCTTCGCCACCGTTATCCGATTGCCCAAACGCGCCTCGATCGCAAACTTTTCCGCCGCTTCGTATAGCTTGTTAGAATCGCCGTTGGATTGCTCCTGTAAGGTGTTTGCAATCTTTTTCGGAAGGATAACGAGTTCGCTATGAAGATTGGGGAGATCGCAATGCAGGAGATGACCTGAATTGAGTCTTGCAACAAAGTCAAGTTGTTGAGAGCGCAACGGGGTGGTCCAGTCCATATTTTAGGGCGACTTGGGCAAAGAACGAACAGTTTCAGATGGTACCGAACCCTGAGTTGGGAAAGCCGAGTTAAATCGGGGAGTTTTAGAACGGGTGAAGAATCGGAAATAAAGGGAGGAGAACAGTTCTTTAACGGGAAAAAACAGATAAGTAATGGGGTTAATCGTAACAATTATATTGCGAACATCCCGCACGGCGAGATTGAGGATTTGTTTTGCAACCCAATTTGCAGACATTACGCCCACTGGATTGAGATTGCTTTTGAAGGGTCCTAAGATTAGTTTGCGAATGATGCAGGGGGAATCGAGACGGCGCAGGGTTACTAAATCTCCTAGGGTGCGCTTGCTCAGTTCGTAGAGGGGGCTGAATGCCGGGTTCACTTCGGCTTCGGAGGTATTCACCCAAACCTCTTTGGTGGGAATTTCTTCGTTGGTGCGCACCGTGTTTAAAAAGAGT from Lusitaniella coriacea LEGE 07157 harbors:
- a CDS encoding type IV pilus twitching motility protein PilT: PPPGRRPPAPPPRPAGNGASAEATQHMSVPTRQRPPAPGSGGGTAMKAPPPPAAVAKTPPRGLQRTEGQPSLEELINMANDKGYSDVHLGVGEAPRMRDRGEMMPMDLPVSDVPTFWSWLHEVMSEQEVQQFKDTKEFDGATQYDFARVRINVFDTLTGPAMVLRLIPLKILTMEQLRLPPVFKDISDAHKGLILVTGPTGSGKSTTMAAMVDYINKEHPKHIITIEDPVEFVHKSRKSLIKQREVGQHTLLFDNALKAALREDPDIILVGEMRDKGTVNTALKAAQTGHLVMGTLHTNSAVKTIERILTLYSAEEQDAMRTALAESIVAVIAQGLCRTTDGKRAAFHDILVNTEAMKDYISKGKYEDMAELMRQGEYDGMITMNQALFNLYQEGRITEETALELSPTANEMSQMLRGRI
- a CDS encoding circadian clock KaiB family protein — protein: MGDRAPHFFKGIALFTPAGDLVYCIDPTKQGRWHLHLCARLQEILQLLEPPHFLVPSYTATIDYWLDPRTNRIETIAEVSPPVARYQALLNAVFGTGDLIWQVTPWQEKFCDPMILETYRPQFPQLWEEQDLVVRLEPHQEVLKTPKQGVSDSYPPTSGYVLRLFVSGDNRTTEQTLKKIHQLLEQGLHSPYTLKVIDVFKHPEQAEANQVAATPTLMRVFPEPIRRIVGKLEDTRRVLEIITMS